Within Mustela nigripes isolate SB6536 chromosome 3, MUSNIG.SB6536, whole genome shotgun sequence, the genomic segment ACCGTCGCGGTGAGCTGCAGCCCACGCCCAGTGCCGGCCCCACTGCCTGGTGAGGGGGAGCTCAGGCTGAGTGGGGGCGATGCCGCCCCTTTTGGGGGACCACGTGGTCCCAGCACACTCCCAGACCAGCTTAGGGAAGCCTGGGGCCTCTGGGCTCCCCGTCTGGGTTTGGGTTCGACCGCAGGGGGGGCCCTTCCAGGTACCCCGTGGCCCACTCTGAATCCAGATCAGGAGCGGGGCTCAAAGGTCACTGGCTGGCGGGAGTGATCGGGAAAGGCTGGCTGCTCAGTCTGGGCCCAGGGCTCCTGTGTCCTGGGTCAGGCCTGCTGTAGGCTCTGGTCCCTGAAGCCTCAGCCTCGGGCTGGGGGCTCATGCAACTCTGGGCACAGGAAGAGCCTTAGAGGGCATCCCTGGAAGCTGGGGACCCTGTGGCAGAGCCTCGCTGTGGCCCCTTGCCAAGTCCCCGGAAGCTTGGTGGgccctgctgcttctccagcccTCTGAACGCCTCACCTTGGGAAATGGCGGCTGCAACAGTGAgagtgtggggctgggggcacCCTGagacctctgccctcccctgcccccctgcccagcAAGCACTAAGAGTCCCGGGCTCTCCGGGGCTTCCCGTGGGCACTCCGGCCACAGTACGGAAGGCGCGGGTGGCCTGAGTCCCACAGAGGCCTGCGAACCCCATCCCAGCCTAGAGGCGCGCAGAAGCCCCAGGCGCGGCTGCGAGGGGATGACGGGGCAGACACTGTTCCTGTGCTGAGTGGTCAGCAGCAGGAGTGGAGCTTTCTGCCCGTCAGAGCGTCCCAGGCCGGCCTGTGGAGGAACAGAGCTCCCTGCCAGTGGAGGCATCCAAGCAGCGACTGgtgcccccatcccccactgTTCTAGCCCTGAGGGCAACACGGCTGGCCCATCTGTCCCCCTCAGGAGCCATGGCATCTACCTTCGAGGGCGTGGTCAAGAGGGTGATCCGGGAGCTGGACCACGGTGGCAAGCTGATCCCCATGGACAGCCTGCAGAGCTCCGCCGGCTTCCAGCCCTACTGCTTGCTGCGCAGGAAGCTCCCAATGTCGCGGTTCCAGAAAGTCCGCTACACGGGCATCAACCTGTCCATCAGGGACATTCTGGAGCCTGGCGCCCCAGAACCAGGTACCCCGTCCGCTGGGAGGGGACGGACGGGGGGCCTGCTGCCCGTTCCGCGCCTCTAGGCTCTCAGCCTTACAACAACAGAGCCTTTCCAACCCTCTGCGCGGGCGGGCGGGTGGCCGACGGGGGGACGGGGCCTCAGCTCTGGTCTGGCTCTAGACGTGAAACAAAGCACGCCCATCCGCGTCTTCGACTGCACGGACGGGGAGGCGCTGGGCGGCGGGGAGCTGGAAGCCGCGGGACAGGGGAGGCTCGCGGGCAAGGCATCGGTGTCCGAGTACCTCAGGATCTCGATGAAAGTGTGCACACGGAAGGTGGACCCCAACGTCTGGGACGCCATGAAGCGAGAGAGGTGAGCCCCCGGGCAGCCCCCGGGTCACCAGCCCGGGGCATCAGGAGTCACCAGGTGGCCGTGAAAGGCCAAGGGTCAGCACggcggccggggtggggggacTACAGGCCCCAGGGGCACGCCGAGCccggcagagggggaggaggctgCCGAGGAGATGGGTGACGGCATCCTGAGGGCCGGCGTGGCCGGGCAGAGCCGAGCCCACACGCGGCAGGGGTGACGAGGAACAGCAGTGCAGGGTCGAGTTTTGAAATTTCAATCCAGGGAGGGGCAGCGAATGGGGGAAGGAGCAGCTAGATGAGCAGCGGCCGAGGGGCGGGTCTCTCCAGGGTCTGCCGGTGTCCACGGAGCACTCCTGGGTCTTGTGCCTCCCCCACCATGGCCCACCCCCCAGGAACACTGTTGGGAGCCCCCAGGGAGGGAATGATGGGAATCCAGGGCCTAGCCCCCCCGgaggtcctgggctcctgggccGCAGCAGCCCCCAGCAGCATGGCCCACAGCGGGGGAGGGCAGGacccccctgcaccccccacaGCCTCCAGGTCAACCACCTGCCACAGGCGCCTGCGGCAGCCCGAGCACAAGGTCCTGGGGCAGCTGCGCAACTGCAAGAGCGACGTGTTCGTGGTGACAGAGGTCCTGCAGACGCAGGAGGAGGTGACCGTCAGCCAGACCCAGAAGCACGAGGGCTCCGGCCAATTTGCGCTGCTTGGAGCCTTATCTTTCCAGGTGTGCGGCGAGAGCTGGGAACTGGGCAGGGGTCGGGGAGGCCAGCGGGGTGTCCCCAGGCAGAACCCCCCCCACCAGCAACCAGCCTCCTCAGCCCATGACCTAGAGCCCAGGCCCGAGCCCCTCTCCGCCCCTCAGGGCCAAGGCCAGGGCCGCCGGAGCCGGAAGAAGAAGGTCAGCATCCCTGCGGGCACCGTCCTGGCCTTCCAAGTGGCCCAGCTGCTCGTTGACCCTGACTGGGGTGAGCTGGGATTGGGGTGCCTCCTGCGGCCCTGGCAGAGAGGCGAGGAGGCCCAGCTTCCCGGGCGGCCTAGGAGCCAAGGTCgggcctgggagggggcaggTTAGCCCCCGGGGGTGAGGCAGAGGCTGGGGTCACTGGGCGACCTGCCCCCATCTCTGCTCCCACCGGGCTACAGATGTCCTCCTCTACTGGGACAAGAGGGGCAAGAGGCCGAAGACCTTCAGGCCACCCAAGGAAGGTGAGGTGGGCACCTCCCGACCAGCCCCGGGCCTTTTGCGCAGCCCAGCTCGGCCAGCAGGCCCCGGCCGGGGTCCCGGGTGCCACAGGAAACTCActggccctgggggcaggggagctcTATGGACACACCCACACCAGCCCCGCCCGACTTCACCCCTGCCTCGGTCCCGCCTTGCTCCTGCCCTGGGCTGCCAGTATTGGTTGGTGGTGATGCACTGTGAGGCCCAGGGCCCTGCTCCAGGCCCTGACTCATCCTGCCCAACCCAGACCGCCAGCCGGTTTTTGAAAGACCCACAAGCGACCGCCAGCTCTCTGGAGGCTTAGAGTTACAGTCAGGTCAGACAACAGCTCGACAACACCGGGAACGTGGGTGGGAGCCTCATTCTGCCCCCCGGGAGTCTGCCCTTCCCGACCAGGGTTCTCCAAGGTCAGTGTTAGTCCTCTTGCCACAGACGGGTTTATTGAGGTCGGTCCTGCGTTCACGGGAAGCTTCCAGGACCTGCAGGCAGAGGTGGCGGCCCAGACCCAGGCCCTCCGGTGCTTGTCCCGGGAACTGTGCGGGCAGCTGCTGGCGGGCGTGGCACAGGTGCTGCGGGAAGAGCGGGGCCTACAAACTCTGGAGGACGAGGTGAGCAGCCCCGGGACTGGAGGGCCTGAGGGAGGGGCCCGCGCCCACTGCCCGGACTCACCGGCCGGCCTCACGTCCCCAGCTGGAACAGGGCCTGAGCTGTGGGGTGGTGCCCACCCTGGAAGGTCCAGCGGGCGCCGTCCTGGAGTGCCTGGTGAACAGCTCCGGGGAGCTAGAAGGGCAGCTGGCGCGCCCTGTCCTCTACCTGGCGGAAGCACTGGCCGGTAAGAGGCTCCTGTGGTGGGGCCAGGCGGGGCAGGGGTAGGGGCTTGTCCGGCCAGGCCTTCTGGAACCCCTTCTGAGCGGAAGTGTCGCCCCAGTGCTGACTGAGACCCAGCATGCGGTGCTCGGGAAGATGCTGGAGACCGGAGAGCTATCTGGGCGGTTGGACCTGGTAAGACACATGCGGGTGGCTGGGCGCAGGGGCTCCTAGGAAGGAGCGATGGGGGGAGGCGGGCACGGGCAGCTCACAACAACCTCCCTCCCCATTCTAGCAGGTGGGGAGCATCTTGGAGCAGAGCAGCCCCTGGCAGCAGCGTAGGGACGTGTCCCTGCCGCCAGAGCTCCTGGGGAGCGGCTGGGGCCCGGAGACGCCTGCCTGGGTCCTGCTGGAGGAATGTGGGCTGGAGGTGCAGGCGGACGCCCCCCAGGTGCGCTGGGAGCCAGAGGCCCAGGACCTCACCTGCGCTCTCTTCGCCTGCCTGGTGCTGCTCCTGGGGCTGAGCCCGGACAGCTGCTGGGGCTGAGctgctctccagctcccctggGCAGCTGCAGGGACATGGGGGTGGGACACAGCTGGagcccaccccaccaccccaccccgccaGGGGCCGAGAGCTCCAGTCAGCCCGTGGCCAGTTCGTCCCGGGGCTGTGCGTTGAGAGAGTCAATAAATGTGGTGTACGAGGGAGAGAGGCTCATGGAGTTGAAGCGGCCCCAGAACCGGGCAGGGAGCACGAGGTCTGCTCTGGGGGTGAGGCTAAGGGGTCTGCCAGGTGTTGGGACCCGGTCCCGCTGGAGAGGACCGGCCACACAGCTGGGCCCTGGCCCTCCCCTGAAGGCCGGCCTCCCCGAGCGATGGCGGCAGAGCAGCTTGCCCGGGAAACTTGAGGACGCCCCGCTGTGGCCTCGAGGACGGAGCGGGGACCAGAGCACGGCTGTCTGACAGGAACACGGACTGGTCCTCCTGGGGCTGTGTCGACCTAACCCTAACCTTCTTCTGAACGGCTTGGTCAAGGTCCAGGCACATCTGCTCAAGGCTAAGAGTCTGTCCCTGTGTGTGGGTGGGGTGTCCTGGCCCCTGAGGTGCAGATCCCTGGCCACTCGCAGGCCTCAGCCACCCACGGCAGAGGGGGACCCGAGGGCAGGCACAGGCGGGACCGATGAGGCCTCTTCGCCAAGAGCGTGCACAGCCGGGAAATCTGCCTTTCCTTGGTGGGAACCGCAGTCGGCCTTCCCCTGTGCGCCGGCAGGTAGACAAGGGGGGGTTCCGCCGTGGCTGCCCCTGAGAGGGGGCCCCAGGACTCACCGAACAGGAGGGACTGTAGTCTCAGAGCTAGGACCTCGGCCCCAGAGAATCTCTCGTGCCCCAGCCCGAGAGCGGAATGAATGCCAGGACAAAGCAGCCTGCGCCCCACACGTCCTCCATCCTGCCAGCTGGCGGGCAGAGGGTCTTGGGGGGCACAGCAAGCTGGGGGTGGGCACAGGACCACAAGCCGGGGGACGCACTGTGCAGGACACAGCCTGCGCTCCGGGAGGGTGGTGGGCACGACGGACCTGGGGCAGAAGGGGCCGGGTGCCGCCTGCCCGAGCCCTCCGCGGAGCCCGGGGCCTCCTTTCCAGAGCGCATCTCTGGCCGGCCGTGCCCTGCTTGGTGACGGAAGCGCGGCCATCCCTCAGCCCAGGTTTTGTCTCCTGGGCGGCGGCCCTGGGGGGCTGGGCCTGCTTCCGACCTCAGCGGCCGTTACTGAGGCGAGCGTGgggctcctgccccagcctcgGGCCCAGATCAACCCAGGGGCTCGCAGGACGTCCCCGCACACACCCGCTGCCTCGAGGGACACCGAAGGCGgacacccagccctgcccagcgCCCCCACCCTGGGAGCTGCGGTGCTGCCGGGCAGGTGACTGGCTCGAGCCCCCAGGCCCGCACGGCCTCCCGGGACACCCCCAAACggccctctccttccctctcgcaGCCTCCCTCGGGAGTCTGAGGGCCCCGGAGGTCGGGGACACGTTTCGTTAGTTCTAAACGGACACACCAGACCATACCCCCTGCTTCCACACCGACGCGTGCGCTCTGCCTGGCCCGCGTGGGCCTCCAGGACCTAATGACCTTCCTGCCTGAGCTCCGGAGCTTTCTGTCTGTCTCAGGTGAACCGTGCCTTCCCTGGCCGTAAACACGGACCCTGAACCGGCCTGACTCTAACCCCCGGCGGGCGGACCCTTACTCCTCGCTCGATACTCACTGCCTTATCTACCATCCCAGACTGAGCCAGACCACGGGCCAGGCCATGGTCATCAGGACTCCGTACTTGGCCCAGACCCAATTCCCAGACTCATACCAGACCCCTGTAACGCACCTGTGTTTATTTCACCACTTCCCCCAGGGGACAGGCGGGACCCCAAGGAGTCCCCAGACGTGGAGGGACGGGTCTCAGCCCTCCAAGAGGTCGGCATGAGCCAAGGCCTCTCTGAGGACATGGCGTTGGGGGTTGGGTCTGGGAAGGCAAGAGAACGTCTGAAGACAGGCGTTCCGGGCGGAGGGGCCCGCCAGGACCCAGAGCCGCTTCCTCCCAGCACGTGCCGTCACTCTGCCCTCGTTCTGGCCCAGGGAGGGCCCTGGGGAGCCACCTGGGGCTCAGTCTGGAGGGGGCAGGAGGTGGTACCCCACACCTGAAgcccacctccagcctccagtGGGTAAGTCAGGGGGAACCCAGAAAAGGTCTGGTGACCTTTCTGTGACGCGATGCACAGGAGTGTGGGGGCGATGGTGACAGGCCAGTGAGGAGTGGGACATGTGATGGGGGACTTTGGGCCACTGGGGAGGACAGCCCAGACAGGCGGAAGAGGGGGGAGGCCATACGTGAAGACCCAGCAAGCAGGCGGCCTCTCGTGGCACCAGCTCCCGGGGTTGGGCCAGGGTCACCATGACCCCCATCGGAACCCAGCTAGGTGCCAGGTGCCATCCAAACTGGGGGTGGGCACACTCAGGTTGCTGGCCTGAATGGGGACAGATGGGCCCACGCGGGCAAGAGACAAGGCGGGCTGCAGGCAAGATGGCGCTTGGACAGAAGGCGCCCCGGTCCTGGCTCACGAGGCTGTTGTGGCGGTGCGTCCCTAGCGAGGGAGGGTTGGAGCCCATCCAGGCCCGGGCCCAGGGGGGGGCCCTCAAGGGGAGCTGCTCCTGACCTGCCCCTGCCAGGACTGGCCCCGGAGCGGAGCGCTGCCTGTCTGCGACCCCGGGGACCCTCAGGCTGGCTCGGGCTCAGGCGCATTCGGGTCCCAGGCAGCCCCAGCGGCCTATGACGCTCCGGGGCTGGAATGGGCTGTTGGGGTAGACTGGTGGGGGCCGGGAGGGCGGGCTGCGGTGCCAGAGGCCTGGGcggaggagaggcaggggcaaGTTGAAGAGTCCTGGGCGGCGGGGCCAGGCCTGGGCGCGGGCCAGCAGCGCCACCTGTTGGGCGGACGCATGAGCCGCGGCGGCCACGGCGGGCTCTGGGTCACTCTGCAGCTGTCCCAGGTCTGCAGGAACAGAGCAGCTCAGGCAGGGCCAGAGAGCTCTCAGAACCACAACGTatcccaggccccaggctctCCACCCGTCCATTCCCATCCGCTGCCACCTCACGCCCCCAGCCTCTCCAGGACCCCACATGCCGGAGAGCGAGCTGGGCCCTCACCCTGGAGCAGAGAGTCCAGCAGGTCCTGGTGGACACGGTCAGGGCTGGTGTGGTGGATGAGGAAGCCTGGACCGAGACATGCCCGTGAGCGCTGGCCGCCGGCACTCATCAGGGAAGGGCCGGTCCGGCTCCCAGAGCTCTGAGCGCGAGGGACAGACACCAGGACTGCCTCACTCACCTAGGAGCACGGCCGCGCCCCAGCGCAAAGGGGTCTGTGGGCTCCGCAGGTAGCCCTGGGTCTGGCTCAGGAAGCTGGGGGTGTGACTTGGGTACCGCTGAACCTGGGGGCAGACAGGGCCATGACGGTATCGCAGGACCCATGGCACATGGAAAGCAGGTGGCAGACGTCAGCCCAGGGCATGGGGGGCCAGGGGAACCCCCAGGGCAATGCCTCAGGGCCAGAAGTCTTAGACCTGCGGCCACCttggctgggagagggagaagaccgAGTTTTGGGGTAGTGCCTGGTGCATACCGGGCCAAGTGGGCAGCTGACCACACCCCATCGCTGTCACCGACCTCCCCCTACTGACCAGGCAGTGGCAGATGCGGCTTAGGGCCTCAGGGCTGTCATAGTGGGCCACAGTGACCGTGTCCTCCAGCAGGCCCCAACGTAAGGCCTGGTCACAGCGGGCCAGGGTCCACTCTGAACTctagggcaggggaagggaacaGGGTTAGGGTCCAGAAAGTGGCTGGAGGGAGCCAGGGTGTAGCCAGGATGAGACGTGGAAGAGCCCAGGGCAAGTGGTCAGGAAAGACCAGGAACCCGGGAGCCCTGGACACTGGCACCTGAGGTCCTCGTAGAAATATAAGGAGCTGCGCAGGGTGGGCACGGGTGGGGACAGCAAAGGGACAGTCTTGGGGGGTAGCTGACCTCAGCGGCATCACGGCTGGGATCTTGCAGGCGCAACAGCAGAGGGATGACGCTCTGGAGCACCAGCTTCCGGAGGGGGCCGCGGAGCCCCACCCGGagcccgccccggccccgccgcaCCAGCGTCCCGAGAAGCCCCACGGCCGAGGCGCGGACCGACTCCCTGGCCTGCGTGGGAGGGCGCGGACAGGACAGACGGAGAAGGCTGCGGTCACGACGGTGATCCGGGGGCCGGGTGGGGGGggtctggggcgggggagggatggGCCGGaacgggggtggggcggggtgggggcgcggCCTGGAGGGGCGGGGCTTACGTCGTCCAGCAGCCGCGGTAGCCAGGGCCCCAGCTGGGCGCTCAGGAGGCGCACGGGCGCCCGCGGCTGCCGCAGGAGCCTCCCCAGCGCGCCCAGCGCCGCGTCCACGAGCCTCGCGTCGCCCTCGCCCAGCGCACCCAGCAGCGCGGGCAGCAGCCTGCTCCCGTGCCGCACCTGCGGGGGCAGCGACTCGTGGGCGGCCCCTCGCTGCCCCGGCCCggtcccccgccccccggccctgTCCCTCACCTTCCTGCGGTCCAGCGCCAGGTGGCCGAGGCCCAGCAGACCCAGCCAGCGCACGGTGGGCTCGGGGTCGCCCTGCCAGGCCCGGAGCCGCTCCAGGATGACCTCCTCCCGCAGGAGCCTCGCCGTGGGCCGACTCTGCAGCAGCTGAGCGGGGGGGCCCTGCGGTCAGCGCGCGCGAGGGCCGCTTCACGCCGCCGGCGCCCCTCCCCGGccgggtgggaagcaggctcaccccGGTGAAGAAGGCCATCGCCGTGAGGCGCTGCGCGTCGTCGGGGCTGCGCAGCTGTGGCAGCAAGTTCGCGAACAGGCCTCGCAGGTGGTGGTCCGCGTGGGCCACCATGGCACTGGATGGGAAGGAGATGGGGCGCTCTCTCGTCTCCCCTGCCGCCCCTGGAGGAGCCTCCAGCCGGCCCCGCCTGCCGCCCCCGCCTCTTCCCCCGCGCCCCCTCCCGCACCTGGCCAGCAGCAGGACGCCTTCTAGGTGGGTGTGGGCTCCCAccagcctcctccagcctccGGCCTGCTCCATGCACGTGACTACCATGCGGCCACCGTCCCCGGCGAGCAAGGCCTTCAAGGCCTCCACCGCGCAGCTGGGTAGGGGCAGCAGCGGGTGGGTGGAAGCGCTGGGAGGGCACCGGCCCCGCCCCCCTTccctgggctggggctgcgggCCCTCACCTGGCGTGGCTGGGCGGCGGCCCTCGCTGCGAGGGGCCCCACACCTTCGGGGAGCCAGGGGCGCGCACGCCCCGCGCTAGCTGGTGTAGCTGCGTGAccagcaggagcaggagctgtGGGTAGAAGCCCCGCGTGGCACCCACGCAGCCAGACACAGCCAGCATCTCCCCAAGGGCCCGAGTGGCCTGCGGAACAAGCCGCCCGGCTCAGGCTCCGCCGCCGCAGAGCTAGGACGAGGCCTCGGACCCTTGAGGGACGTGATGAACGCGCCGGGCCTGCCGCCCTGGTGCCCCACCCCGGGGCcagaccctcccacccccaaggtCCACTCCCCGGCTGCGTGGGCCCCTCACCTACCGCCAAGGCCTCCAGCTGCCGCCCGGCTTGGTCCTTCAGCGCCCACAGCAGCTGGACCAGCACCTGCCCGTTCACGCACTGATTCCGGCTCAGGCTGGGCCACAGTTCAGCCACCGCCCTGGGGGTGGGAGCCGCTGAGACAGGGTCTGATGTGGGGAGTCCCCAGGTCAGGGTGGGAGGCAGCCCCGAGGACTCCAGCCTGGGGAGGAGTCGGGAAACCGACCCCAGGGCActccacccacacaccccagagGAAAAATTTGAGCTGCCCGGCGGGGGCAGATCAGGAATCCCTGGGGCCACCAGCAGGGCGACAGACCTGGTGTTGGGCACAGTCCCTGTACAGAAGGAAACCCCAGAGAACTTCTCCTGAGCAGAGTGACCCAAGAGCCAGGGTCGCTGGGGAGAAGCCGCCACCTGGCTCGCTCGTCCCACCTTGGAGCCCCGGCCTGGGCTCCCACTGTGACctggagggggaaggcaggccgCCAGGCCAGGACATCCCTGAGGACCCCCGAGgcgggagggctggggaggggacggAGGACCCGAgtcggggcggggcggggcaatTCAGAGGCTCCGCCCCCGACCCACCGCCAatcaggaagggggaaggaagctgCTTGGGGGCCTTGGGGATGTGGCTGCTGGCCTGGGGGAGGCGGGTTACCGGTCCGGGGACAGCGAGCTGCGCAGCAGCGCACGCACCACCTCCCGAGCGTGCTCCCGGGCCAGCGCGCTCAGCACCCGGAGGGCCGCCCGCCGGGGCCTCCCTTCGGCCAGGCTGGACACCTGCGCCAGCAGCCGGCTCACCAGGGCATACACCTGGCGGGGAGGAACAGACGTCAGCGCCCTATGGCCACACCCCCGCGGGGCCGGTGCAGCCGTGCCCCAACCTTGGAACTCAACAGCaggagctgggggcggggcgggggcgatGGCTCACCTGCGCCTCCAGAGGCTGGCCCTGGGCCTCCGGAGCTGAGGGCAGTGTGAGCTCTGTCGCTTGCGTCCTCACAAAGCCGGCCTCCTGCAGGCAGGCCGCGGTGTACGCCGCCAGGTCCGCAAGGGCCCCCTCCTCCCGGGAGCTCTGGGGGTCCtagggcagggtgggtgggatgGACCAAGTGCCCTGACTCTCCCAGCTGTCTTCCTCAGCGACCCCATCTTCCTTCGTGTGGTCCCTGCAGCCTCTCTTCCCACTCACCTGACAGGGTTCCTTAGAGGCCTCACATCCCGGGGCGGAGACGGCAGCCACACTCTTGGGATCCGACTCAGGTTCA encodes:
- the MROH6 gene encoding maestro heat-like repeat-containing protein family member 6 isoform X1, translating into MAWGAWGQTRGVPVGALTLTALAEGIQANQGQTPGSSVLGRQPRHGLEPESDPKSVAAVSAPGCEASKEPCQDPQSSREEGALADLAAYTAACLQEAGFVRTQATELTLPSAPEAQGQPLEAQVYALVSRLLAQVSSLAEGRPRRAALRVLSALAREHAREVVTVGAQAGAPRWDERARWRLLPSDPGSWVTLLRRSSLGFPSVQGLCPTPDPVSAAPTPRAVAELWPSLSRNQCVNGQVLVQLLWALKDQAGRQLEALAATRALGEMLAVSGCVGATRGFYPQLLLLLVTQLHQLARGVRAPGSPKVWGPSQRGPPPSHASCAVEALKALLAGDGGRMVVTCMEQAGGWRRLVGAHTHLEGVLLLASAMVAHADHHLRGLFANLLPQLRSPDDAQRLTAMAFFTGLLQSRPTARLLREEVILERLRAWQGDPEPTVRWLGLLGLGHLALDRRKVRHGSRLLPALLGALGEGDARLVDAALGALGRLLRQPRAPVRLLSAQLGPWLPRLLDDARESVRASAVGLLGTLVRRGRGGLRVGLRGPLRKLVLQSVIPLLLRLQDPSRDAAESSEWTLARCDQALRWGLLEDTVTVAHYDSPEALSRICHCLVQRYPSHTPSFLSQTQGYLRSPQTPLRWGAAVLLGFLIHHTSPDRVHQDLLDSLLQDLGQLQSDPEPAVAAAAHASAQQVALLARAQAWPRRPGLFNLPLPLLRPGLWHRSPPSRPPPVYPNSPFQPRSVIGRWGCLGPECA